In Amycolatopsis solani, a single window of DNA contains:
- a CDS encoding amidohydrolase, with translation MDGHEELHERSDERVQRLDERLWAVATALHENPELSYEEHAAAERLARELAEDGFEVETGIAGLPTAFTARAGGGRPCVALLLEYDALPGLGHACGHNLIAAAGLGAALAAKEVLADSPGALLVVGCPAEERGGGKVALAEAGVFDDVDAALMVHPGVHSWSWAPLTAQVEVKVTFHGRAAHPTGDPEAGIDALAALIQMFGAMAALRQRLPAGSHIQGIITHGGEATNIVPDRAEGRFGLRALTTGALDSLVEDVTAGAQGAALATGAKVDVERDGRGYAHFRDNPVLSERFTEHLAACGIHATPPSPGVYLGSSDIGDVSVRVPAIHPFVAITAEEYADHTPEFAAAAASPRGRSAMLASAAALARTAIDLRTHPALVSRAWDCFHDLARSGH, from the coding sequence ATGGACGGGCACGAGGAACTGCACGAGCGGTCGGACGAGCGGGTCCAGCGGCTGGACGAACGCCTGTGGGCGGTCGCGACCGCGTTGCACGAGAACCCGGAACTGTCCTATGAGGAGCACGCGGCCGCGGAACGCCTGGCGCGGGAGCTGGCCGAGGACGGCTTCGAGGTGGAAACCGGGATCGCCGGGCTGCCGACGGCGTTCACCGCGCGGGCCGGCGGCGGGCGGCCGTGCGTCGCGCTGCTGCTCGAATACGACGCGCTGCCCGGCCTCGGGCACGCCTGCGGGCACAACCTGATCGCCGCGGCCGGGCTCGGAGCCGCGCTGGCAGCCAAGGAAGTGCTGGCGGACAGCCCGGGCGCGCTGCTGGTCGTGGGCTGTCCCGCGGAGGAACGCGGCGGTGGCAAGGTCGCGCTCGCCGAAGCCGGTGTCTTCGACGACGTCGACGCGGCGCTGATGGTCCACCCCGGCGTCCACTCGTGGTCGTGGGCCCCGCTGACCGCGCAGGTGGAGGTGAAGGTGACCTTCCACGGCCGCGCCGCGCACCCGACCGGCGACCCGGAGGCGGGCATCGACGCCCTCGCCGCGCTGATCCAGATGTTCGGCGCGATGGCCGCGCTGCGCCAGCGCCTGCCCGCGGGCTCGCACATCCAGGGCATCATCACCCACGGCGGCGAGGCGACGAACATCGTCCCGGACCGCGCCGAGGGGCGCTTCGGGCTCCGCGCGCTGACGACGGGCGCGCTGGACAGCCTGGTCGAGGACGTGACGGCGGGTGCGCAGGGCGCGGCACTGGCGACGGGCGCGAAGGTGGACGTCGAACGCGACGGCCGCGGTTACGCGCACTTCCGCGACAACCCGGTGCTGTCCGAGCGGTTCACCGAGCACCTGGCCGCGTGCGGCATCCACGCGACCCCGCCGTCCCCCGGCGTGTACCTGGGCTCGTCGGACATCGGCGACGTCAGCGTCCGCGTCCCGGCGATCCACCCGTTCGTGGCGATCACGGCGGAGGAGTACGCCGACCACACCCCCGAGTTCGCGGCCGCGGCGGCGAGCCCGCGCGGCCGTTCGGCGATGCTGGCGTCGGCGGCGGCACTGGCCCGCACGGCGATCGACCTGCGCACCCACCCGGCCCTGGTCAGCCGGGCGTGGGACTGCTTCCACGACCTGGCGCGCTCCGGGCACTGA
- a CDS encoding carboxylate-amine ligase: protein MNEPTGDVPTFGVEEEFFVVDRHGHLSQAGDDVVDAAEAAADEQGELQHELTRSQAEAATGVCRTHDEALRQLRGLRDDLSAAARRRGYRLLPAAAPPLSEVDLPSITPNPRYERMARHFGATARTSLTCGCHVHVAIPDAETGVQVLNRVRPWLPALLTVTANSAISDGYDTGYCSWRYQQWSRWPSAGSPPRFASLDEYESIVDAWLRAGSILDRGMIYWDVRLSENQPTLEFRIADVAATPEEAVLLAVLVRALVATVQHDAAPPPALPNEVLRAQLWRASRDGVTGDCAHPDTGDLAPAKAVLDDLLARTAPVLEAAGDLDFARDGVARLAAEGGGADRQRRRFADKERGEDVVDLLTGGG from the coding sequence GTGAACGAACCGACCGGCGACGTGCCGACCTTCGGCGTCGAAGAGGAGTTCTTCGTCGTCGACCGCCACGGCCACCTGTCCCAGGCCGGCGACGACGTCGTCGACGCCGCCGAAGCGGCCGCCGACGAGCAAGGCGAGCTGCAGCACGAACTGACGCGGTCTCAGGCCGAGGCCGCCACCGGCGTCTGCCGGACCCACGACGAGGCCTTGCGCCAGCTGCGCGGCCTGCGTGACGACCTGTCCGCGGCGGCCAGGCGGCGCGGCTACCGGCTGCTGCCCGCCGCCGCACCCCCACTGTCCGAAGTGGACTTGCCGAGCATCACGCCGAACCCGCGCTACGAGCGGATGGCCCGGCACTTCGGCGCCACCGCGCGGACTTCGCTCACGTGCGGCTGCCACGTGCACGTCGCCATCCCCGACGCCGAGACCGGCGTCCAGGTGCTGAACCGGGTCCGGCCGTGGCTGCCGGCGCTGCTCACCGTCACCGCGAACTCGGCGATTTCCGACGGCTACGACACCGGCTACTGCAGCTGGCGCTACCAGCAGTGGAGCCGGTGGCCCTCGGCCGGGTCGCCGCCCCGGTTCGCCTCGCTCGACGAGTACGAGAGCATCGTCGACGCGTGGCTGCGCGCGGGGTCGATCCTCGACCGCGGGATGATCTACTGGGACGTCCGGCTCTCGGAAAACCAGCCGACGCTCGAATTCCGCATCGCCGACGTCGCCGCGACCCCCGAAGAAGCGGTGCTCCTGGCGGTGCTGGTCCGCGCCTTGGTCGCCACGGTGCAGCACGACGCCGCTCCCCCGCCGGCCCTGCCGAACGAGGTGCTGCGCGCCCAGCTCTGGCGGGCGTCCCGCGACGGCGTCACCGGCGACTGCGCGCACCCGGACACCGGGGACCTGGCACCGGCGAAGGCGGTGCTCGACGATCTCCTCGCCCGGACGGCGCCGGTGCTGGAAGCGGCCGGCGACCTCGACTTCGCGCGGGACGGCGTCGCGCGGCTGGCCGCCGAGGGAGGCGGCGCCGACCGGCAGCGGCGCCGCTTCGCGGACAAGGAACGCGGTGAAGACGTGGTGGACCTGCTGACCGGGGGCGGCTAA
- a CDS encoding STAS domain-containing protein — MTTHERQRAPAPDPPTYRLPSPRAPVGELSGRTRWSTADAVVVEVTGEIDVCTVSRLEAALDDFLRAGPRVVRLDLGEVRFLGAAGLRALMRAHERAAAVGVHLVLDAGRSHPAARALDLLDRLRA, encoded by the coding sequence ATGACGACTCATGAGCGGCAACGCGCACCCGCACCGGATCCGCCGACGTACCGGCTGCCTTCGCCTCGCGCTCCCGTCGGCGAGCTGAGCGGCCGTACCCGGTGGTCGACCGCCGACGCCGTCGTCGTGGAGGTGACGGGCGAAATCGACGTCTGCACCGTGTCCCGCCTGGAAGCCGCGCTCGACGACTTCCTCCGGGCCGGGCCCCGGGTGGTGCGCCTCGACCTGGGTGAAGTCCGCTTCCTGGGCGCCGCCGGGCTTCGCGCGCTGATGCGCGCCCACGAGCGGGCCGCCGCCGTCGGCGTCCACCTCGTCCTCGACGCGGGCCGGTCGCACCCGGCGGCCCGCGCGCTCGACCTCCTCGACCGGCTGCGGGCTTAG
- a CDS encoding carboxylate-amine ligase, translating into MPDGPPTMGVEEEFLLVNPRTGHASAHADQVLARHRHHGPLPDGVRVHRELRLTQIEAASGVCTTADGLRHQLTAARRVLAGAAAAEDCALLATGTPIGPGPAAHPPASEERFARIDETYGAVVADYEACGCHVHVGVPDPDTAVAVVNHVGRWLPTLLALSANAPFDHGRDTGYHSWRMVQQSRFPGSGVAPHLRDHAEYRRTVETLVDCGALVDPHQTFWLARPSGRFPTVEFRVADTALTVEHALLQALLSRALVRRALADLGRGRTAEPLSPQVAAAAVWTAARHGLTGQLVDVAGRTRRPAWALVEQLLTHVREPLEANGDLAEARALVAVLRAEGTGSVQQRALAGRGSPEAVVGALTALTVPPGHGTLRTG; encoded by the coding sequence ATGCCCGACGGCCCGCCCACGATGGGCGTCGAAGAAGAGTTCCTCCTCGTCAACCCGCGCACCGGGCACGCGTCCGCGCACGCGGACCAGGTGCTGGCGCGCCACCGCCACCACGGCCCCCTCCCCGACGGCGTCCGGGTGCACCGCGAGCTGCGGCTCACCCAGATCGAAGCCGCCAGCGGGGTCTGCACCACCGCGGACGGGCTCCGGCACCAGCTGACGGCGGCCCGGCGCGTGCTGGCCGGGGCCGCCGCGGCCGAAGACTGCGCGCTCCTGGCCACCGGCACCCCGATCGGGCCCGGCCCTGCCGCGCACCCACCCGCGAGCGAAGAGCGGTTTGCCCGGATCGACGAGACCTACGGCGCGGTGGTCGCCGACTACGAAGCCTGCGGGTGCCACGTCCACGTCGGGGTGCCCGATCCCGACACCGCGGTCGCGGTCGTCAACCACGTCGGCCGGTGGCTGCCCACGCTGCTCGCGCTGTCGGCGAACGCGCCGTTCGACCACGGTCGCGACACGGGCTACCACAGCTGGCGGATGGTCCAGCAGTCCCGCTTCCCCGGTTCCGGCGTCGCGCCGCACCTGCGCGACCACGCCGAGTACCGCCGGACCGTCGAGACGCTGGTCGACTGCGGCGCGCTCGTCGACCCGCACCAGACGTTCTGGCTGGCCCGCCCGTCCGGCCGGTTCCCGACCGTGGAGTTCCGGGTCGCCGACACCGCGCTGACCGTCGAGCACGCCCTCCTGCAGGCGCTGCTGAGCCGGGCGCTGGTGCGGCGGGCACTCGCCGACCTCGGCCGCGGGCGCACGGCGGAGCCGCTGTCCCCGCAGGTGGCCGCGGCGGCGGTGTGGACCGCGGCGCGCCACGGCCTCACCGGGCAGCTCGTCGACGTCGCCGGGCGGACGCGCCGTCCGGCGTGGGCTCTGGTCGAGCAGCTGCTCACGCACGTCAGGGAACCCCTCGAAGCGAACGGTGACCTGGCCGAAGCCCGAGCACTGGTCGCGGTCCTGCGTGCCGAGGGCACCGGTTCCGTCCAGCAGCGCGCGCTGGCCGGCCGCGGCTCCCCGGAGGCCGTCGTCGGGGCGCTCACCGCGCTGACCGTGCCGCCGGGGCATGGAACGCTGCGTACGGGGTAA
- a CDS encoding iron-containing redox enzyme family protein encodes MTTSTLVAATLPAARGPLSESVLGTLLREQPRADLGFDGLVAADPLGDDVQLALHLCYELHYQGLPGVSPDWEWDPELLRLRGALESRFLAALHENVPGGDDVTAELDAMLVEPVDAEGVSHFLRDHGDWEHLREYFTHRSVYHHKEADPHAWVIPRLRGRAKAALVAVEFDEYGGGRAELAHARLYTDLLRAAGLPDGYLELIDHAPAEMLAVVNMMSLFGLHRSLRGALCGHFAAAEITTGPSAHRMDQALQRVGAPEACRFFYTEHIEADAVHEQVMRHEVLGDLLEQEPELAADVVFGIQATEFLEGRFGTRLLERWQAGECSLRIPLA; translated from the coding sequence ATGACGACCTCGACCCTCGTGGCGGCCACCCTGCCCGCCGCCCGCGGCCCGCTCTCGGAGTCCGTGCTGGGCACCCTGCTGCGCGAACAGCCCCGCGCGGACCTCGGCTTCGACGGGCTCGTGGCCGCCGACCCGCTCGGCGACGACGTCCAGCTGGCCCTGCACCTGTGCTACGAACTGCACTACCAGGGCCTGCCCGGGGTGTCGCCCGACTGGGAGTGGGACCCGGAACTGCTGCGCCTGCGCGGCGCGCTGGAGTCGCGCTTCCTCGCGGCCCTGCACGAAAACGTGCCGGGTGGCGACGACGTCACCGCCGAACTGGACGCGATGCTGGTCGAGCCGGTCGACGCGGAAGGCGTCTCGCACTTCCTCCGCGACCACGGCGACTGGGAGCACCTGCGGGAGTACTTCACGCACCGCTCGGTCTACCACCACAAGGAAGCCGACCCGCACGCGTGGGTGATCCCGCGCCTGCGCGGGCGCGCCAAGGCGGCGCTGGTGGCGGTGGAGTTCGACGAGTACGGCGGCGGCCGCGCGGAGCTGGCGCACGCGCGGCTCTACACCGACCTGCTGCGGGCAGCCGGCCTGCCGGACGGCTACCTGGAGCTCATCGACCACGCCCCCGCCGAGATGCTGGCGGTGGTCAACATGATGTCGTTGTTCGGCCTGCACCGGTCGTTGCGCGGCGCGCTGTGCGGTCACTTCGCGGCGGCGGAGATCACGACCGGGCCGTCCGCGCACCGGATGGACCAGGCGCTGCAGCGCGTCGGCGCCCCCGAGGCGTGCCGGTTCTTCTACACCGAGCACATCGAAGCCGACGCGGTCCACGAACAGGTGATGCGCCACGAGGTGCTCGGCGACCTGCTCGAGCAGGAACCCGAACTGGCCGCCGACGTCGTGTTCGGCATCCAGGCGACGGAATTCCTCGAAGGCCGGTTCGGCACGCGGCTCCTGGAGCGGTGGCAGGCCGGGGAATGCTCGCTCCGGATTCCCCTGGCCTGA
- a CDS encoding CDGSH iron-sulfur domain-containing protein, whose protein sequence is MPTADRPRRVTVVPGGPVLVEGPVELRTPEGEVVRSDRFVVAVCACRRSKRFPFCDTSHRKRVRGKD, encoded by the coding sequence GTGCCGACCGCTGACCGCCCGCGCCGGGTGACCGTGGTCCCCGGCGGCCCGGTGCTCGTGGAGGGGCCGGTGGAGCTGCGCACACCGGAGGGGGAGGTCGTGCGGTCCGACCGGTTCGTGGTCGCGGTGTGCGCGTGCCGCCGCAGCAAGCGGTTCCCCTTCTGCGACACCAGCCACCGCAAACGGGTGCGCGGGAAGGACTGA
- a CDS encoding HemK2/MTQ2 family protein methyltransferase translates to MTTSAEPALPVPSAVVPAPPRVPRLLRLPGVYRPQEDTALLAAAIADLAIPPGARALDLCTGTGAQAIALARGGARSVLAVDLSRRALASARLNALVCQAAVRARRGDLTTAVRRGPFDVVVANPPYVPAPAEAVRATRGWDAGPDGRAVLDPLCAAASTLLRPGGTLLIVQSELSDVDKSWAALAARGLRVSVARRARIPFGPVLSGRTAFLEAAGLIAPGRRTEELVVLRADR, encoded by the coding sequence ATGACCACGTCGGCGGAACCCGCCCTCCCTGTCCCCTCGGCCGTCGTCCCCGCGCCGCCGCGAGTCCCGCGGCTGCTGCGCCTGCCCGGTGTCTACCGCCCGCAGGAGGACACCGCCCTGCTCGCCGCCGCGATCGCCGACCTGGCCATCCCGCCCGGCGCTCGGGCACTGGACCTGTGCACGGGTACCGGCGCGCAGGCGATCGCGCTGGCCCGCGGCGGCGCCAGATCCGTGCTGGCCGTGGACCTTTCGCGCCGGGCACTGGCCTCGGCGCGGCTCAACGCGCTGGTCTGCCAGGCCGCCGTCCGCGCCCGCCGGGGAGACCTGACGACGGCGGTGCGCCGGGGCCCGTTCGACGTCGTGGTCGCCAACCCGCCGTACGTCCCGGCGCCGGCCGAGGCGGTCCGCGCCACGCGTGGCTGGGACGCGGGGCCGGACGGCCGCGCGGTGCTGGACCCGTTGTGCGCGGCGGCGAGCACGCTCCTGCGTCCCGGCGGGACGCTGCTCATCGTCCAATCAGAACTGTCCGATGTGGACAAGTCGTGGGCCGCGCTGGCCGCGCGAGGCTTGCGCGTCTCGGTGGCCCGGCGCGCCCGGATCCCGTTCGGCCCGGTCCTTTCCGGACGGACCGCGTTCCTCGAGGCGGCCGGCCTGATCGCGCCGGGCCGGCGGACGGAGGAACTGGTGGTGCTGCGTGCCGACCGCTGA
- a CDS encoding ATP-grasp domain-containing protein — protein sequence MAINIFVIGLDEENQRVLERLPWAGSYEFHGLLTPEELQHGDIDFEALLKTAQHELDAFDGDVGAIVGYWDFPAACLVPILCARYDLPSVPLEAVLKCEHKYWSRLEQRKVIDELPHFGVVDLDRERPAPPEGVGFPMWLKPVKSFSSELAFKAENDAEFADAVAEIRAGVGRVGEPFGYVLDQVRLPPEIAEVGGAACLAEEALHGVQAAVEGYVYRGEVTVYGALDSIDYPDSPSFLRHQYPSQLGEETVQRMRDVAERVMRQIGFDNGTFSIEFFCDPESGQVCLLEINPRHSQSHAELFEFVDGVANHEIMVRLGLGQDPARRPSKGKYQIAGKWYLRRFSDGVVTRVPTREEVAAVEERIDGTRIEIVPEVGQRLSDLPEQDSYSFELAELFIAAHTEHEMTRKYQACVDALPFEFD from the coding sequence ATGGCTATCAACATCTTCGTGATCGGTCTGGACGAGGAGAACCAGCGGGTGCTGGAGCGCCTGCCGTGGGCCGGGAGCTACGAGTTCCACGGCCTGCTGACCCCCGAAGAGCTGCAGCACGGGGACATCGACTTCGAAGCGCTGCTGAAGACGGCGCAGCACGAGCTGGACGCCTTCGACGGCGACGTCGGCGCCATCGTCGGCTACTGGGACTTCCCGGCCGCGTGCCTGGTGCCGATCCTGTGCGCCCGGTACGACCTGCCGAGTGTGCCGCTGGAAGCGGTGCTCAAGTGCGAGCACAAGTACTGGAGCCGCTTGGAGCAGCGGAAGGTGATCGACGAGCTGCCGCACTTCGGCGTCGTCGACCTCGACCGCGAGCGGCCTGCGCCGCCGGAGGGCGTCGGCTTCCCGATGTGGCTGAAGCCGGTCAAGTCGTTCTCCTCGGAGCTCGCCTTCAAGGCGGAGAACGATGCCGAGTTCGCCGACGCCGTCGCCGAGATCCGGGCCGGGGTCGGCCGGGTGGGCGAGCCGTTCGGCTACGTGCTCGACCAGGTCCGGCTGCCGCCGGAAATCGCCGAAGTCGGCGGGGCCGCGTGCCTGGCCGAGGAGGCGCTGCACGGCGTTCAAGCGGCCGTCGAAGGGTACGTGTACCGCGGCGAAGTCACCGTCTACGGCGCCCTCGACTCGATCGACTACCCGGACAGCCCCTCGTTCCTGCGCCACCAGTACCCGTCCCAGCTGGGCGAGGAAACGGTGCAGCGGATGCGGGACGTCGCCGAGCGCGTGATGAGACAGATCGGCTTCGACAACGGCACCTTCAGCATCGAGTTCTTCTGCGACCCGGAGTCGGGCCAGGTGTGCCTGCTGGAGATCAACCCGCGGCACTCCCAGTCCCACGCGGAGCTCTTCGAGTTCGTCGACGGGGTCGCCAACCACGAGATCATGGTGCGCCTCGGCCTCGGCCAGGACCCCGCGCGCCGGCCGAGCAAGGGCAAGTACCAGATCGCGGGCAAGTGGTACCTGCGCCGGTTCTCCGACGGCGTCGTGACGCGCGTGCCGACCCGTGAGGAGGTCGCGGCGGTCGAGGAGCGCATCGACGGTACGCGGATCGAGATCGTGCCCGAGGTGGGGCAACGGCTTTCGGACCTGCCGGAGCAGGACAGCTACAGCTTCGAGCTGGCGGAGCTGTTCATCGCGGCGCACACCGAGCACGAGATGACGCGGAAGTACCAGGCCTGTGTGGACGCGTTGCCGTTCGAGTTCGACTGA
- a CDS encoding DUF1360 domain-containing protein, whose translation MNAVKDIEAKAKRVQRGYAGEADRPLAGYLGAMGAYGVFVGALTALGRAAGARLPRRFSAGDTVLLGTATFKASRVLAKAAITSPLRAPFTKYEEPAGEDELNESVPARGHAAHAVGELVSCPFCLDVWIGTGLAAGLVVAPRPTRLAATVLTAVGLADVLHLLYDAGKKLASG comes from the coding sequence GTGAACGCCGTGAAGGACATCGAGGCCAAGGCGAAGCGGGTCCAGCGCGGGTACGCCGGGGAAGCCGACCGCCCGCTCGCCGGGTACCTCGGCGCGATGGGGGCGTACGGCGTCTTCGTCGGCGCGCTGACGGCGCTCGGGCGCGCGGCCGGTGCCCGGCTGCCACGCCGCTTCAGCGCCGGCGACACGGTCCTGCTGGGCACCGCGACGTTCAAAGCCAGCCGCGTGCTGGCGAAGGCCGCGATCACCAGCCCGCTGCGGGCGCCGTTCACGAAGTACGAAGAGCCGGCGGGTGAAGACGAGCTGAACGAGTCCGTGCCGGCGCGCGGCCACGCCGCACACGCCGTCGGCGAGCTCGTGTCGTGCCCGTTCTGCCTCGACGTGTGGATCGGCACCGGCCTGGCCGCGGGCCTGGTCGTGGCACCACGGCCGACGCGCCTGGCCGCCACGGTGCTGACCGCGGTCGGCCTGGCCGACGTCCTGCACCTGCTCTACGACGCGGGCAAGAAGCTGGCTTCGGGATAG
- a CDS encoding DNA topoisomerase IB, with product MGRTRLRRSDLRGPGIRRIRRGRGFSYVESDGSPVTDDELLARIKDLVIPPAWRNVWICPYPNGHVQAVGTDDAGRRQYLYHEQWRRDRDEEKHDRVLAMARRLPGWRESVAADLAGRGLTRKRVLAAALRMLDRGIFRTGGEEYADENGTHGVATLLREHASVRGDECRFSYVAKGGLDREVAIRDAALASVVKSLLRSRSGSDRLLVYRDGDTWHEVHAADINERFKELAGEDCTAKDLRTWTATVLAAAAFAAAEPPTSETARKRAEAGVMREVSRALGNTPAVCRASYVDPRLVEAYRGERTIAPALKRVARLEGDEARAALEKACARLLKAS from the coding sequence ATGGGACGTACCCGGCTCCGGCGCAGCGACCTGCGCGGCCCCGGCATCCGGCGGATCCGCCGCGGCCGGGGGTTCTCCTACGTCGAGTCCGACGGCTCGCCGGTCACCGACGACGAGCTGCTCGCGCGGATCAAGGACCTGGTCATCCCGCCGGCCTGGCGGAACGTGTGGATCTGCCCGTACCCGAACGGGCACGTCCAGGCGGTCGGCACCGACGACGCCGGGCGGCGCCAGTACCTCTACCACGAGCAGTGGCGCCGCGACCGCGACGAGGAGAAGCACGACCGCGTCCTCGCGATGGCCCGGCGGCTGCCCGGGTGGCGGGAGTCGGTGGCGGCCGACCTGGCCGGCCGCGGCCTGACCAGGAAACGCGTCCTCGCGGCGGCGCTGCGCATGCTCGACCGGGGCATCTTCCGCACCGGCGGCGAGGAGTACGCGGACGAGAACGGCACCCACGGCGTCGCGACGCTGCTGCGGGAGCACGCCTCCGTCCGCGGCGACGAATGCCGGTTCAGCTACGTCGCCAAGGGCGGCCTCGACCGCGAGGTGGCGATCCGCGACGCGGCGCTGGCTTCGGTGGTGAAGTCGCTCCTGCGCAGCCGGTCCGGAAGCGACCGGCTGCTCGTCTACCGCGACGGCGACACCTGGCACGAGGTGCACGCCGCCGACATCAACGAGCGCTTCAAGGAGCTGGCCGGCGAGGACTGCACCGCGAAGGACCTGCGCACGTGGACGGCGACGGTCCTGGCGGCGGCCGCCTTCGCCGCGGCCGAGCCGCCGACGTCCGAGACCGCCCGCAAGCGCGCGGAAGCCGGGGTGATGCGGGAGGTGTCCCGGGCGCTCGGCAACACCCCCGCTGTGTGCCGGGCGTCCTATGTGGACCCCCGGCTGGTCGAGGCGTACCGCGGCGAGCGCACCATCGCGCCCGCGCTCAAGCGCGTGGCCCGGCTGGAGGGCGACGAGGCACGCGCGGCGCTGGAGAAGGCGTGCGCCCGGCTGCTGAAGGCGTCATGA
- a CDS encoding VOC family protein — protein sequence MAARITGLVLDCHDPDRLAEFWCAALGYEVIGHEPDGLELGVPGVPLGEGPPTLVLARTDDPRRGKLPLHVDVNPEGADQETELQRLLALGARPADVGQDGTESWVVLQDPEGNEFCLLRKELGTD from the coding sequence ATGGCCGCCCGCATCACCGGACTGGTGCTGGACTGCCACGACCCCGACCGCCTGGCGGAGTTCTGGTGCGCGGCGCTCGGCTACGAGGTGATCGGCCACGAGCCCGACGGCCTCGAGCTGGGCGTCCCGGGCGTCCCGCTGGGCGAGGGCCCCCCGACGCTGGTACTGGCCCGCACGGACGACCCCCGCCGCGGCAAGCTCCCGCTCCACGTGGACGTGAACCCGGAGGGCGCCGACCAGGAGACGGAGCTGCAACGCCTGCTGGCCCTGGGCGCCCGCCCGGCGGACGTCGGCCAGGACGGCACGGAGTCGTGGGTGGTGCTGCAGGACCCGGAGGGCAACGAGTTCTGCCTGCTGCGGAAAGAGCTGGGCACGGACTGA
- a CDS encoding YihY/virulence factor BrkB family protein: MPSPTKAEVAMAAKRHEEPEGPEDLSKRSWRAVLKRTFKQFGRDNVTDWAAALTYYGVLSMFPGVIVLTSLLGLLGPDKIQAVIDNVQQVVPGQGKDILVGAIKELAGSRGLAGPLAIIGLLGALWSASGYVGAFMRASNAIYGMPEGRPVWKVVPIRVLLTIGIVVLLALCALGVVATGAVARRLGDLIGLGSTGVLVWEIAKWPVIALLVSLAFALLYWVGPNVRQPGFKWLTPGGLVAVLLWVLASAGFALYVANFGSYNKTYGSLAGVIVFLVWLWISNLAVLLGAELDAELARSRSIEAGRDEDQGEPFLPPRDTRAMDEDEAADVARETERS, encoded by the coding sequence ATGCCATCGCCGACGAAAGCGGAGGTGGCGATGGCGGCGAAGCGGCACGAAGAGCCCGAAGGTCCCGAGGACCTGTCCAAGCGGTCGTGGCGGGCGGTGCTCAAGCGCACGTTCAAGCAGTTCGGCCGCGACAACGTGACCGACTGGGCGGCCGCACTGACCTACTACGGCGTGCTGTCGATGTTCCCGGGCGTCATCGTGCTCACGTCGCTGCTCGGCCTGCTCGGCCCGGACAAGATCCAGGCCGTGATCGACAACGTCCAGCAGGTCGTCCCGGGACAGGGCAAGGACATCCTCGTCGGCGCGATCAAGGAGCTGGCGGGCTCGCGCGGCCTGGCCGGGCCGCTGGCGATCATCGGCCTGCTGGGCGCGCTGTGGTCGGCTTCCGGCTACGTCGGCGCGTTCATGCGGGCGTCGAACGCGATCTACGGCATGCCGGAGGGCCGTCCGGTGTGGAAGGTGGTGCCGATCCGGGTGCTGCTGACGATCGGGATCGTCGTGCTGCTGGCGTTGTGCGCACTGGGCGTGGTGGCGACGGGCGCGGTCGCGCGCCGGCTGGGTGACCTGATCGGCCTCGGCTCGACCGGGGTGCTGGTGTGGGAGATCGCGAAGTGGCCGGTGATCGCGCTGCTGGTCAGCCTGGCGTTCGCGTTGCTGTACTGGGTGGGCCCGAACGTGCGGCAGCCGGGCTTCAAGTGGCTGACGCCGGGTGGGCTGGTGGCGGTGCTGCTGTGGGTGCTGGCGTCGGCCGGATTCGCGCTGTACGTCGCGAACTTCGGTTCGTACAACAAGACTTACGGTTCGCTGGCGGGCGTGATCGTGTTCCTTGTATGGTTGTGGATCTCGAACCTGGCTGTGTTGCTGGGCGCCGAACTCGACGCCGAGCTCGCCCGGAGCCGCAGCATCGAAGCGGGGCGGGACGAGGACCAGGGGGAGCCCTTCCTGCCGCCGCGGGACACCAGGGCGATGGACGAAGACGAGGCCGCGGACGTGGCGCGCGAGACGGAACGGAGCTGA
- a CDS encoding SRPBCC family protein yields the protein MTEVSRVIDVPPDAVFDVLADGWLYAGWVVGSSHIRDVDHDWPAVGSRIHHSVGPWPVHIQDVTVVRAVEPGLSLSLEARGWPLGAAAVGLTLVPHGEGATLVRMTEHAMRGVGKVLPEAVQALIIKPRNTESLARLADLATGKYARAKEGHPRP from the coding sequence GTGACCGAGGTCAGCCGCGTGATCGACGTACCACCCGACGCCGTGTTCGACGTGCTCGCCGACGGCTGGCTCTACGCGGGCTGGGTGGTCGGCAGCTCGCACATCCGCGACGTCGACCACGACTGGCCGGCGGTCGGCTCCCGGATCCACCACAGCGTCGGCCCGTGGCCGGTGCACATCCAGGACGTCACCGTGGTCCGGGCGGTGGAACCGGGCCTGTCGCTGTCCTTGGAGGCCCGCGGCTGGCCCCTGGGCGCGGCGGCGGTCGGGCTGACGCTCGTCCCGCACGGCGAAGGGGCCACGCTGGTCCGGATGACCGAGCACGCGATGCGCGGCGTCGGCAAGGTGCTGCCGGAGGCGGTGCAAGCGCTGATCATCAAGCCCCGCAACACCGAATCCCTCGCCCGCCTCGCCGACCTGGCCACCGGCAAGTACGCCCGCGCGAAGGAAGGCCACCCCCGCCCCTAG